Proteins found in one Pirellulales bacterium genomic segment:
- a CDS encoding efflux RND transporter permease subunit — MISRFFIDRPIFAAVLSIVITLAGAVALWTLPVAQFPQVSPPTVSVSCSYPGASARDVAQAVAAPIEQQVNGVEGMMYMSSTCTNDGQYNLSVTFQNGVDVDMAQVLVQNRVSLAVPALPDVIKQTGVSTRKRSPDILMGLAVFSPDRRYDQLYLSNYVVLQIKDEIARVEGVGDVNVFGQRDYSMRIWLDPEKLAARNLTPADVAAAIREQNTPVASGAIGQQPSPDDQNLQITLSTLGRLDEVEDFEQIIIKADSEGRTVRIRDVARVELAAKSVDVNNSMDGQPTVFLAIFQRPDANALETHDLVMAKMKELSETFPEGLAYDVGFTTVPYTRESIREVINSLRDAIVLVALVVLLFLQNWRSALIPLVAVPVAIVGTFAAMAVFGFSLNNLTLFGLVLAIGIVVDDAIVVVEAVEHHIEHGLSPRQATIKAMEQVSGPVIAVGLVLSAVFVPCAFISGITGQFFRQFAMTIAVSTIISAFNSLTLSPALTAVLLKRHDKHAAPPLPWLCFPIGGAWLAWYLYDERTRLWLIDSASASPGFASWLAPTILVLGGALVGALLAGPSNRLLSWFFRGFNRAFQFTTNVYTAVVRRVLRASLICLLIYGGLLGVTWWRFVATPKGFIPSQDMGYLLCSVQLPDSASLERTQTVIDQMVEIARQHEGVKHCSGITGQSFVLQAFGSNFGSMFVNLQDYHHRRTPELSSEAVANYLRKEFGAQIKGANIQVFPPPPIRGVGRAGGFSIMIEDRGDVGPQVLQEETERLVKLGNETPGLQTLFSSFRANVPQYYVRFNRSQAILRHVYAADFANVLRMYQGSLYVNDFNKFGRTWQVIIQADPQFRDRPEYISKLKVRNAEGVMVPLGSLATVQEVNGPMVLTRYNMYPAAAINGAAAPGVSSNQAIAIMETLAKNTLPRNMSFEWTDMSYLELLAGNTATVIFGFAVVMVFLVLAAQYESWSLPLAVILVVPMCLLSALIGVSIARLDVNIFTRIGFVVLVGLASKNAILIVEFAKQQRVAGVPRFEATLAACRLRLRPIVMTSLAFILGVVPLIISNGAGAEMRKALGVAVFSGMLGVTLFGLVLTPVFFYTIDYLSHTKLFASPRLRKFNALVLGTLSLRPVRRLAGATARRVASLARVPLRRKTLPRPKILRIANESHDESRQASDSSGEFATQADAGSSVSTAPRSK, encoded by the coding sequence GTGATTTCACGCTTCTTCATCGATCGCCCGATCTTTGCCGCGGTGCTGTCGATCGTGATCACGTTGGCGGGAGCCGTGGCGCTGTGGACGCTGCCCGTGGCACAGTTTCCACAGGTCTCGCCCCCCACGGTGTCGGTGAGCTGTTCCTATCCCGGGGCGAGTGCCCGCGACGTCGCGCAGGCCGTGGCCGCGCCGATCGAGCAGCAGGTCAACGGCGTCGAAGGCATGATGTACATGTCGTCGACTTGCACGAACGACGGGCAGTACAACCTGTCGGTGACGTTCCAAAACGGCGTCGACGTCGACATGGCGCAGGTGCTGGTGCAGAACCGTGTCAGCCTGGCCGTCCCCGCCCTGCCCGACGTCATCAAGCAGACCGGCGTCAGCACGCGCAAGCGTTCGCCCGACATCTTGATGGGCCTGGCGGTCTTCTCCCCCGACCGCCGCTACGATCAGCTCTATTTGAGCAATTATGTCGTGCTGCAGATTAAAGACGAAATCGCCCGTGTCGAAGGTGTGGGAGACGTGAACGTCTTCGGCCAGCGCGATTACAGCATGCGCATCTGGCTCGATCCCGAAAAACTCGCCGCGCGCAACCTGACGCCGGCCGACGTGGCCGCGGCCATCCGAGAGCAAAACACCCCGGTGGCCAGCGGCGCCATCGGTCAGCAGCCATCTCCCGACGATCAAAACCTGCAAATTACGCTCAGCACGCTAGGGCGTCTCGACGAGGTCGAGGATTTCGAGCAGATCATCATCAAGGCGGACTCCGAGGGGCGCACGGTCCGCATTCGCGACGTGGCCCGGGTCGAATTGGCCGCCAAGAGCGTCGACGTCAACAACAGCATGGATGGCCAGCCGACGGTCTTCCTGGCGATTTTCCAACGTCCCGACGCGAACGCGCTCGAGACGCACGACCTGGTCATGGCCAAGATGAAGGAGCTGAGCGAGACCTTTCCCGAGGGGCTCGCTTACGACGTCGGCTTTACCACCGTGCCCTACACACGCGAATCGATCCGCGAGGTAATCAACTCGCTGCGCGATGCTATCGTGCTCGTGGCCCTCGTGGTGCTGCTCTTTCTACAGAACTGGCGTTCGGCCTTGATCCCGCTCGTGGCGGTGCCGGTGGCGATCGTCGGCACGTTCGCCGCCATGGCGGTCTTCGGGTTCAGCTTGAACAACCTGACACTCTTCGGCCTGGTGCTGGCGATCGGCATCGTGGTGGATGACGCCATCGTCGTGGTCGAAGCGGTCGAGCATCATATCGAGCATGGGCTCTCGCCGCGCCAGGCCACGATCAAGGCCATGGAGCAAGTCTCCGGACCCGTGATCGCCGTGGGGCTCGTGCTGAGCGCCGTGTTCGTCCCCTGCGCGTTCATCTCCGGCATCACCGGGCAATTTTTCCGCCAGTTCGCCATGACGATCGCCGTGTCGACGATCATCTCGGCCTTCAATTCGCTCACGCTCAGTCCGGCCCTGACGGCCGTGCTGCTCAAGCGTCACGACAAGCACGCGGCGCCCCCCCTGCCCTGGCTCTGCTTTCCGATCGGTGGTGCCTGGTTGGCCTGGTATCTTTACGACGAACGTACCCGCCTCTGGCTGATCGATAGCGCCAGCGCAAGCCCGGGCTTCGCCTCGTGGCTTGCACCCACGATCCTGGTCCTCGGCGGAGCGCTCGTCGGAGCCCTGCTCGCGGGACCATCGAATCGGTTGTTGAGCTGGTTTTTCCGCGGCTTCAATCGCGCCTTCCAATTCACGACCAACGTCTACACCGCGGTCGTGCGGCGAGTCTTGCGCGCCAGCCTGATCTGCCTGTTGATCTACGGGGGCCTGCTCGGCGTCACCTGGTGGCGCTTTGTCGCCACTCCCAAGGGGTTCATCCCCTCGCAAGACATGGGCTATCTGCTCTGCAGCGTACAGTTGCCCGACTCCGCCTCGCTCGAGCGTACCCAGACGGTCATCGATCAGATGGTCGAGATCGCCCGCCAGCACGAAGGGGTCAAGCACTGCTCGGGGATCACGGGCCAGTCGTTCGTGTTGCAGGCGTTTGGTTCGAACTTCGGTTCGATGTTCGTCAACCTGCAAGATTATCACCACCGCCGCACGCCTGAACTTTCGAGCGAAGCGGTGGCCAATTACCTGCGCAAGGAGTTTGGCGCGCAGATCAAGGGGGCGAACATCCAGGTCTTCCCGCCGCCCCCGATTCGTGGCGTCGGTCGGGCCGGCGGCTTCAGCATCATGATCGAGGACCGCGGCGACGTCGGGCCGCAGGTGCTCCAGGAAGAAACTGAGCGGCTGGTCAAGCTCGGCAACGAGACGCCCGGCCTGCAGACGCTCTTCTCCTCTTTCCGGGCGAACGTGCCGCAGTACTACGTGCGATTCAATCGCTCGCAAGCGATTCTGCGTCACGTCTACGCGGCCGATTTCGCCAACGTGCTGCGCATGTATCAAGGCTCGCTGTACGTCAACGACTTCAACAAGTTCGGCCGCACCTGGCAGGTCATCATCCAGGCCGATCCCCAATTCCGCGACCGCCCCGAGTACATCTCGAAGTTAAAAGTGCGCAACGCCGAAGGGGTGATGGTGCCGCTCGGGTCACTGGCGACCGTGCAGGAAGTGAACGGCCCCATGGTGCTGACGCGCTACAACATGTATCCGGCCGCCGCCATCAACGGCGCCGCGGCCCCCGGCGTCAGTTCGAACCAGGCCATCGCCATCATGGAGACCCTGGCCAAGAACACCTTGCCGCGCAACATGAGCTTCGAGTGGACCGACATGTCCTACCTCGAGCTGCTGGCCGGCAACACGGCGACCGTCATCTTCGGCTTTGCCGTGGTGATGGTCTTTCTCGTGCTCGCCGCGCAGTACGAGAGCTGGTCGCTGCCGCTGGCGGTGATTCTCGTCGTGCCCATGTGCCTGCTCAGCGCCTTGATCGGCGTGAGCATCGCCCGCCTGGACGTCAATATCTTCACGCGCATCGGCTTCGTCGTGCTGGTGGGGCTCGCCAGCAAGAACGCGATCCTCATCGTCGAGTTCGCCAAGCAACAGCGCGTCGCCGGGGTGCCCCGCTTCGAGGCGACCCTGGCCGCCTGCCGCTTGCGCTTGCGACCGATCGTCATGACCTCGCTGGCGTTCATCCTGGGGGTCGTGCCCCTCATCATCTCGAACGGCGCAGGCGCCGAGATGCGCAAAGCCCTGGGCGTGGCCGTCTTCAGCGGCATGTTGGGCGTCACCCTGTTCGGGCTCGTGCTTACCCCCGTCTTCTTCTACACGATCGACTACCTGAGTCACACGAAGCTGTTTGCTTCGCCGCGGCTGCGCAAGTTCAACGCCCTGGTGCTCGGCACGCTCAGCCTGCGGCCGGTCCGCCGTCTGGCCGGCGCGACGGCCCGCCGCGTGGCGAGCCTGGCCCGAGTGCCCCTGCGGCGCAAAACGCTACCGCGCCCGAAGATCCTGCGGATCGCCAACGAGTCGCACGACGAATCCAGGCAGGCGAGCGATTCTTCCGGAGAGTTCGCCACGCAGGCCGACGCCGGCAGCAGCGTCTCCACCGCGCCGCGTTCCAAATGA
- a CDS encoding efflux RND transporter periplasmic adaptor subunit, producing MKSYLYILPLSLLALPLAGCGQAPPPMPPMLPPQVEVALPVYQDIRDYEDFTGQTEAVTSIDVRARVTGYLAAVHFKHGAEVQAGDVLFDIDPPYYKAEAARAEGLVAQAEARLERLKLDFQRSKENLARGVITQSAHDLMTSDVAEAEAALKSAQASLTIANVNLGYTKVRSPIAGRVSRPFIDPGNLVKADDTILTRVVSQNPMWVYFDLDERTLLRLRRASSEGTVAAMAGTHADVLMGLADEKGYPHQGQLNFEDNRVDPSTGTLRVRAVFDNNDRLLSPGLFVRVRVPIGEPYRALLVPESALGTDQGQRFLYVVDDEGIVAYRRVDVGSLHSGLRVVTNGLSPNEKVVVVGLQRVMPGAKVDAKLTEPPAVQAALPGLTTER from the coding sequence GTGAAGAGCTACTTGTACATCCTCCCCCTCAGCCTGCTCGCCCTCCCCTTGGCGGGCTGCGGTCAGGCCCCGCCCCCCATGCCACCGATGCTGCCGCCGCAGGTCGAAGTGGCACTGCCGGTCTATCAAGACATCCGCGACTATGAAGACTTCACCGGACAAACCGAAGCGGTGACGAGCATCGACGTCCGCGCCCGCGTTACCGGCTACCTGGCCGCCGTCCACTTCAAGCACGGCGCCGAGGTGCAGGCCGGCGACGTGCTGTTCGACATTGATCCCCCCTACTACAAGGCGGAAGCCGCGCGCGCCGAAGGGCTCGTCGCCCAGGCCGAGGCGCGACTCGAACGATTGAAGCTCGACTTCCAGCGTTCGAAAGAGAACCTCGCCCGCGGCGTCATCACCCAATCGGCCCATGATCTCATGACCAGCGACGTGGCCGAGGCCGAAGCCGCGCTGAAATCGGCGCAGGCCTCGCTGACCATCGCCAACGTCAACCTGGGCTATACCAAGGTTCGCTCGCCGATCGCGGGTCGCGTCAGCCGCCCCTTCATCGATCCGGGCAATCTCGTCAAGGCCGACGACACGATTCTCACGCGGGTCGTGTCGCAGAATCCGATGTGGGTCTACTTCGATCTCGACGAACGCACCTTGCTCCGCTTGCGGCGCGCCTCATCGGAAGGAACCGTCGCCGCCATGGCCGGCACGCACGCCGACGTGTTGATGGGGCTGGCCGACGAAAAAGGTTATCCCCACCAGGGTCAGCTCAACTTCGAGGACAACCGCGTCGACCCTAGCACGGGCACCTTGCGCGTTCGTGCGGTGTTCGACAACAACGATCGACTGCTCTCGCCCGGTCTGTTCGTACGCGTGCGCGTGCCGATCGGCGAGCCCTACCGCGCCTTGCTCGTCCCCGAGTCGGCCTTGGGCACCGACCAGGGACAGCGTTTCCTCTACGTCGTCGATGATGAAGGGATCGTCGCTTACCGCCGCGTCGATGTGGGCAGTCTCCACTCGGGCCTGCGCGTCGTGACGAATGGCCTCTCTCCGAACGAAAAAGTTGTGGTCGTGGGGCTGCAGCGTGTCATGCCGGGGGCCAAGGTCGACGCCAAGCTGACGGAGCCCCCCGCCGTACAGGCGGCCCTTCCCGGTTTGACGACCGAGCGCTAG
- a CDS encoding TetR/AcrR family transcriptional regulator, with the protein MSTVRTLDRREQILDVATKLFAERGYADTDTQLLADALGIGKGTLYRYFPSKRELFLAAADRGMRELCASIDASIEHIEDPPARIAQVVRSYLTFFAEHPELCELFVHERALFKDRKKPTYIEHREAHRERLRLLYRGYIAQGQIRDIPVDRILDVLGDLMYGTMFTNHFSQRQVSVEAQVQDIIDVVFYGLLNEHGRRRNPPPEEQPRNDPSLRNGQNG; encoded by the coding sequence TTGTCCACCGTAAGAACACTCGATCGCCGAGAACAGATTCTCGATGTCGCCACCAAGCTCTTCGCCGAGCGTGGGTATGCCGACACCGATACCCAATTGCTGGCCGATGCACTCGGCATCGGCAAAGGCACCCTCTACCGCTATTTCCCCAGCAAGCGCGAGCTGTTTCTCGCCGCCGCCGATCGTGGCATGCGCGAGTTGTGCGCCTCGATCGATGCCAGCATCGAGCACATCGAGGATCCCCCCGCCCGCATTGCCCAGGTCGTGCGGTCCTATCTCACGTTCTTCGCCGAGCACCCCGAACTGTGCGAACTTTTCGTACACGAGCGGGCTCTGTTCAAGGATCGTAAAAAGCCCACCTATATCGAACATCGCGAGGCCCACCGCGAACGCCTGCGACTGCTGTACCGCGGCTATATCGCCCAAGGCCAAATCCGCGACATTCCGGTCGACCGCATCCTCGACGTGCTGGGCGACCTGATGTACGGCACGATGTTTACGAATCACTTTTCGCAGCGACAGGTTTCGGTCGAGGCGCAGGTGCAGGACATCATCGACGTGGTGTTCTATGGCCTGCTCAACGAGCACGGCCGCCGGCGCAATCCCCCGCCCGAAGAGCAGCCGCGAAACGACCCAAGTCTCCGGAACGGCCAAAACGGCTAG
- a CDS encoding cytochrome c: protein MESRSRFAFFALVVSLVGVASGANLNLGVRDYSQEPGYRLLIERHYIPPLMDQEVFDNLWRVWEEPLRAKAESASAEQRRQMALRRYGLTEAPGRPGGVPMQFAASHETAGWAVNCLFCHGGKVAGQVIPGLPNSHIAMQTLYDEVAQTKHLLGQQVPTLPKQLDVPLGDSNGTTNAIVFGVLLGSLRDRDLNYRPNQMVPKLLHNDHDAPAWWYVHKKTHLYSDGHSPKDHRALMAFMMDPANGRDAFDKAEDDYRVILAWMESLETPRWPWSIDATLAAEGETIFNNRCAECHGTYGKDSEYPNQIIPIDVVGTDRTRLDSILPIMRFGAQMTWFGNYGKKKMIVDPGGYLAPPLDGVWASAPYLHNGSVPTLRHLFYPEERPVVWQRSEDGYDQEKIGLEVTAYDDIPTDVTNPRARRTYFDSRIVGKSNAGHIFPAELEEAEKQAVLEYLKTL, encoded by the coding sequence ATGGAATCGCGCTCGCGTTTCGCTTTCTTTGCCCTGGTCGTCTCCCTCGTCGGAGTTGCGTCTGGCGCGAACCTCAACCTGGGGGTTCGCGATTACTCGCAGGAACCTGGCTATCGCCTGCTCATCGAGCGGCACTATATCCCGCCGCTGATGGACCAAGAGGTGTTCGACAATCTTTGGCGCGTCTGGGAAGAGCCACTCCGTGCCAAGGCCGAGTCGGCCAGTGCCGAACAACGCCGCCAGATGGCCCTCCGCCGCTATGGGCTGACCGAGGCGCCCGGACGTCCCGGGGGCGTGCCCATGCAGTTTGCCGCCAGCCACGAGACGGCTGGCTGGGCCGTCAACTGCCTCTTCTGTCACGGTGGCAAGGTGGCGGGGCAGGTCATCCCCGGGCTGCCCAATTCGCACATCGCCATGCAAACGCTGTACGACGAGGTAGCCCAGACCAAACACCTCCTCGGCCAGCAGGTGCCCACCTTACCCAAGCAGCTCGACGTCCCCCTCGGAGATTCGAACGGTACGACCAATGCCATCGTATTCGGCGTCTTGCTCGGTTCTCTGCGCGACCGCGATCTCAACTATCGACCCAACCAGATGGTGCCCAAGCTGCTGCACAACGATCACGACGCGCCGGCCTGGTGGTATGTCCACAAGAAAACGCATCTCTACTCCGATGGCCATTCGCCGAAGGATCATCGCGCGCTAATGGCCTTCATGATGGATCCCGCCAATGGGCGCGATGCCTTCGACAAAGCGGAGGACGACTATCGGGTGATCCTCGCCTGGATGGAGTCGCTCGAGACGCCACGCTGGCCGTGGAGCATCGATGCCACACTGGCCGCCGAGGGGGAGACGATCTTCAACAACCGCTGCGCCGAGTGCCACGGCACGTACGGCAAAGACTCCGAGTATCCGAACCAGATCATCCCGATCGACGTCGTCGGCACCGACCGCACGCGGCTCGATTCCATTCTGCCGATCATGCGGTTCGGCGCGCAAATGACCTGGTTCGGCAATTACGGCAAGAAGAAAATGATCGTCGATCCCGGGGGCTACCTCGCGCCACCCCTCGACGGCGTGTGGGCTTCGGCGCCATATCTCCACAATGGCTCCGTCCCGACGCTGCGCCATCTCTTCTACCCCGAAGAGCGCCCGGTCGTCTGGCAGCGCAGCGAGGATGGCTACGATCAGGAAAAGATCGGCCTCGAAGTGACCGCCTACGACGACATCCCCACCGACGTCACCAATCCCCGCGCGCGGCGCACCTACTTCGACAGCCGTATCGTGGGCAAGAGCAACGCCGGACACATCTTCCCCGCCGAACTCGAAGAGGCCGAAAAACAGGCCGTTCTCGAGTACCTCAAGACGCTATAA
- a CDS encoding glucose 1-dehydrogenase, protein MSQKLQGKVAVVTGASKGIGAGIARLLAAEGASVVVNYASSKQGAEQVVADIEKSGGKAVAIQADVSKFTDIARLFSETKRHFDHVDILVNNAGIFEQAPLEEITEEHFHRQFNLNVLGLLQTTQEAVKLFGKHGGSIVNISSVVATWSPANSAVYNATKAAVDAITRTLGKELAPRGIRVNSVNPGMVDTEGLRASVFADYRDATAASTPLGRIGTPDDIAPAVLYFASSDSSWVTGETLYITGGVR, encoded by the coding sequence ATGTCGCAGAAACTGCAAGGCAAGGTCGCGGTCGTCACGGGCGCCTCGAAGGGGATCGGGGCGGGCATTGCCCGACTGCTGGCCGCCGAAGGAGCGTCGGTGGTCGTCAACTATGCGTCGAGCAAGCAGGGCGCCGAACAGGTCGTGGCCGACATTGAAAAGAGTGGCGGAAAGGCCGTGGCCATTCAGGCCGATGTCTCGAAGTTCACCGACATCGCACGGCTCTTTTCCGAGACGAAACGCCACTTCGACCACGTCGATATTCTGGTGAATAACGCCGGCATCTTCGAACAGGCACCCCTCGAAGAGATCACCGAGGAGCATTTTCACCGGCAGTTCAATCTGAACGTGCTGGGCCTGCTGCAAACCACCCAAGAAGCAGTCAAGCTCTTCGGCAAGCATGGCGGCAGCATCGTCAACATCAGTTCGGTGGTGGCGACCTGGTCGCCGGCCAATAGTGCGGTCTACAACGCCACGAAGGCCGCCGTCGATGCCATCACCCGCACCCTGGGCAAAGAGCTCGCGCCGCGCGGTATCCGGGTCAATTCGGTGAACCCGGGCATGGTCGACACCGAAGGGCTCCGCGCGAGCGTCTTTGCCGACTATCGCGATGCGACCGCCGCTTCGACGCCATTGGGCCGCATCGGCACGCCCGACGACATTGCTCCGGCCGTGCTCTACTTCGCCTCGTCCGATTCGTCCTGGGTAACCGGCGAAACGTTGTATATCACGGGTGGCGTTCGGTGA
- a CDS encoding efflux RND transporter permease subunit: protein MWIVRLALQRPYTFVVMALLIVVLGATSITQMRTDIFPEIDIPVITVIWTYKGMETSEVERRITTYSEYAMSSNVNDIKRMESQTLNGVAVIKIYFHQGVDVSTAMSQVTSVSQAIRAVMPPGIQPPIIVRFNASSVPVLQVGLSSETMSEEEVYDYGLYILRTQLSTVQGLTLPTPYGGRERQVMVDLDPQLLQAKGISPKEVADAINAYNLAYPTGVARIDTHEYPVTLNNTPPTPDRFNDIPLKVVGGATIFMRDVAQVRDGSTSQTTVVRRNGSRGALVTLLKNGNASTLDIVNQVKGMMPEIVAAAPKELHIELLFDQSLFVTAAIEGVVVESIIAGLLTATMILVFLGSWRSTLIVAVSIPLAILSSIIMLYALGHSLNVMTLGGLALAVGILVDDATVEIENIHRNLGMGKPLRQAILDGAMQIAGPTFVSTLTISIVFVSVLFLDGPAQYLFTPLALAVAFAMLASYLLSRTIVPTMVDYLLPAELSHGHHGASQGWFGRLHAGFERRFEQVRDAYVRVLKWNLEHRGRVFLAFALIAASGFMLLPWVGRDFFPTVDTGQFRLHVRAPAGSRIEETERYFTAVEQAIREIIPSDEVELVLDNIGLPNRTYAMAFGDSATTGMADGEILVSLAHHRQQSTPAYMARLREELPRRFPQLTFFFQPADIVSQILNFGLPAPIDIQLAGLNRQENYALASEIAERIRHIEGVADVHLHQVMNVPKLHIDVDQTRAGELGFTQRDVADSVLVSLSGSGQVQPNYWVDPSMGISYLVETRTPTYKLDNIDALNGLPLASRSSQGVQLLSNVAKVERGVTAEVANHTNVQPTFDVYANVQARDLGSVAGEINRILDEYRARLAPGNTITMRGQVESMESAFWRLGLGLIFAAVLVYLLMVVNFQSWLDPFIIITALPGAFVGIVWSLYLWQTTFSVPALMGAIMSIGVATANSILLVTFANEQREAGSSAFEAALEAGRTRMRPVLMTAAAMIIGMLPMSLGLGEGGEQNAPLGRAVIGGLAVATVTTLLFVPVVYSLLRRDQVSAAPVE, encoded by the coding sequence ATGTGGATCGTACGACTCGCCCTGCAGCGTCCTTATACGTTCGTGGTAATGGCCCTGTTGATCGTGGTGCTGGGCGCGACCTCGATCACGCAGATGCGGACCGACATTTTTCCCGAGATCGACATTCCCGTCATTACGGTCATCTGGACCTATAAGGGAATGGAGACGAGCGAGGTCGAACGGCGCATCACGACCTATAGCGAATACGCGATGTCGTCGAACGTGAACGACATCAAGCGGATGGAATCGCAGACGCTCAATGGCGTGGCGGTGATCAAGATCTACTTTCACCAGGGGGTGGACGTCAGCACGGCCATGTCTCAGGTCACCTCGGTCAGCCAGGCGATCCGGGCCGTGATGCCTCCTGGCATTCAGCCGCCGATCATCGTGCGGTTCAACGCGTCGAGCGTGCCGGTGCTGCAAGTCGGCCTGAGCAGCGAGACGATGTCGGAGGAAGAGGTCTACGACTACGGGCTCTACATCCTGCGCACTCAGCTTTCGACGGTGCAGGGACTGACGTTGCCCACACCGTACGGCGGCCGCGAGCGGCAGGTGATGGTCGATCTCGATCCGCAATTGTTGCAGGCGAAGGGGATCTCGCCCAAAGAGGTGGCCGACGCGATCAACGCGTACAACCTGGCCTATCCGACGGGCGTAGCACGGATCGATACGCACGAGTATCCCGTCACCTTGAACAATACGCCCCCCACGCCCGATCGCTTTAACGACATTCCGCTCAAGGTGGTCGGTGGGGCAACGATCTTTATGCGCGACGTCGCGCAGGTCCGCGATGGCAGCACCTCGCAGACGACGGTGGTGCGCCGGAACGGCAGTCGTGGGGCACTCGTAACGCTGCTGAAGAACGGCAACGCATCGACGCTCGACATCGTGAACCAAGTGAAGGGGATGATGCCCGAGATCGTGGCGGCGGCCCCGAAGGAGCTGCACATCGAATTGCTGTTCGATCAATCGTTGTTCGTCACCGCGGCAATCGAAGGGGTGGTGGTCGAGAGCATCATTGCCGGTCTGCTCACGGCGACGATGATCCTGGTCTTTCTCGGCAGTTGGCGCAGCACGCTGATCGTGGCGGTGTCGATACCACTCGCCATCCTGTCGTCGATTATCATGCTCTACGCCCTGGGACATTCGCTCAACGTGATGACCTTGGGCGGTTTAGCGCTGGCCGTCGGCATTTTGGTCGATGACGCGACGGTCGAGATCGAGAACATCCACCGCAACCTGGGGATGGGCAAACCGTTGCGGCAGGCGATTCTCGACGGGGCCATGCAGATTGCGGGACCGACGTTCGTCTCGACGCTGACGATCAGCATCGTGTTCGTCTCGGTGTTGTTTCTCGATGGACCGGCCCAGTATCTCTTCACCCCGCTGGCGCTGGCCGTGGCGTTCGCCATGCTGGCGTCGTACCTGCTGTCGCGCACGATCGTGCCGACGATGGTCGATTACCTGCTGCCGGCCGAGCTGTCTCATGGTCACCACGGTGCATCGCAAGGATGGTTTGGGCGGCTGCACGCCGGCTTCGAACGCCGTTTCGAACAGGTCCGCGACGCGTACGTGCGGGTCTTGAAATGGAATCTCGAGCACCGGGGGCGGGTCTTCCTCGCCTTCGCCCTGATCGCCGCGAGCGGCTTCATGCTGTTGCCCTGGGTGGGACGCGACTTCTTTCCCACGGTCGACACGGGCCAATTCCGCTTGCACGTGCGTGCGCCCGCCGGCAGCCGCATCGAAGAAACCGAGCGTTACTTCACGGCGGTAGAGCAGGCGATTCGCGAGATCATCCCCTCGGACGAAGTCGAGCTAGTGCTCGACAACATCGGCCTGCCGAATCGCACCTACGCGATGGCCTTTGGCGACAGCGCCACGACCGGCATGGCCGACGGCGAGATCCTGGTATCGCTTGCGCATCATCGCCAGCAGTCGACCCCCGCGTACATGGCTCGGCTGCGCGAAGAATTGCCGCGACGTTTCCCACAGTTGACGTTCTTCTTCCAGCCGGCCGACATCGTCAGCCAGATTCTGAACTTCGGCTTGCCGGCGCCGATCGATATTCAACTCGCGGGACTGAATCGGCAGGAAAACTACGCCCTGGCCAGCGAGATCGCCGAACGCATCCGCCACATCGAGGGGGTGGCCGACGTCCATCTCCACCAGGTGATGAACGTGCCGAAGTTGCACATCGACGTCGATCAGACGCGCGCCGGCGAGTTGGGCTTCACGCAGCGCGACGTCGCCGACAGCGTGCTGGTATCGTTGTCGGGCAGCGGCCAGGTACAGCCGAACTACTGGGTCGATCCCTCGATGGGAATCTCCTATCTGGTCGAGACGCGGACACCGACCTACAAGCTCGACAACATCGACGCCTTGAACGGATTGCCGCTGGCGTCGCGCAGCAGCCAGGGGGTGCAGTTGCTCTCGAATGTGGCCAAGGTCGAACGCGGCGTGACGGCCGAAGTGGCAAATCACACGAATGTACAACCGACGTTCGATGTCTATGCCAACGTGCAGGCCCGCGATCTGGGGAGCGTGGCAGGCGAGATCAATCGTATTCTCGACGAATATCGCGCGCGGCTTGCCCCGGGCAATACGATCACCATGCGAGGGCAAGTCGAGAGCATGGAGTCGGCCTTCTGGCGATTGGGTCTGGGGCTGATCTTTGCCGCCGTGCTGGTTTACCTATTGATGGTGGTGAATTTCCAGAGCTGGCTCGACCCGTTCATCATCATCACGGCGCTGCCGGGGGCCTTCGTGGGCATCGTGTGGTCGTTGTACCTGTGGCAGACGACATTTAGCGTGCCCGCCCTGATGGGGGCGATCATGTCGATTGGCGTGGCCACGGCGAATAGCATCTTGCTGGTCACGTTTGCCAACGAGCAGCGTGAGGCGGGTTCCTCGGCCTTCGAGGCGGCACTCGAGGCGGGTCGAACCCGCATGCGGCCTGTGTTGATGACCGCCGCGGCGATGATCATCGGCATGCTGCCCATGTCGCTCGGCCTGGGGGAAGGGGGGGAGCAGAATGCCCCGCTGGGACGGGCCGTGATTGGCGGTTTGGCCGTGGCCACCGTGACCACGCTGCTGTTCGTGCCGGTGGTCTACAGCTTATTGCGTCGCGACCAAGTGTCCGCCGCGCCGGTGGAATGA